atctctagtctttctcattctgttgttttcctctatttctttgcattgattgctgaagaaggctttcctatctcttcttgctattctttggaactctgcattcagatacttatatctttccttttctcctttgcttttctcttgtcttcttttcacagctatttgtaaggcctccccagacagccattttgcttttttgcatttcttttccatggggatcgtcttgatccctgtctcctgtacaatgtcacgaacctcattccatagttcatcaggcactctattatcAGATCTacgcccttaaatctatttctcacttccactgtataatcataagggacttgatttaggtcatacctgaatggcctagtggttttccctactttcttcaatttcagtctgaatttggtaataaggagttcatgctctgagccacagtcagctcctggtcttgttatagttgactgtatagagcttctccatctttggctgcaaagaatataatcaatctgattttggtgttgaccatctggtgatatccatgtgtagagtcttctcttgtgttgttggaagagggtatttgctatgaccagtgcattttcttggcaaaactctactagtctttgccctgcttcattccacattccatgaccaaatttgcttgttactccaggtgtttcttgacttcctacttttgcattccagtcccctataatgaaaaggacatcctttttaagtgttagttctaaaaggtcttgtaggtcttcatagaaccattgaattacagcttcttcagcattatactggttggggcatagacttggattaccatgatactgaatggtttgccttggagacgaacagagatcattctgtcatttttgagattgcatccaagtactgcatttcagactcttttttttaccatgatggctactccatttcttatgagggattcctgcccacagtagtagatataatgctcatctgagtaaaattcacccactccattccattttagtttgctgattcctagaatatcaacgttcactcttgccatctcttgtttgaccacttccaatttgccttgattcatggacctgacattccaggttcctatacaatactgctctttacagcatcggaccttgcttctatcaccagtcacaataAATTATACAAAGTCTTATAAGTAgtttataaaacatatttaattaTACAACATGAATTTCCTAATTCACAAGCAGCTTGTGGCTTACCTTGGGCTAAACTCCACTTCTGCCTCTTATTAGTTTGTACTATGAGACAGTTAATTTAAACACTCTAGGCTttagttttattataaatgggCATCACAATTTCTATATGCAGTATTGTAATATTAAGTGGTTTTTGGAGCGGgttgcctttcctcctccagggcatcttcctgacccagggatcaaacccgggttccTTTGGCTCCTGCAGtacaggaggattttttactactgagtcaccagggtaaTCCAtataataagtaataaataaatg
This portion of the Ovis canadensis isolate MfBH-ARS-UI-01 breed Bighorn chromosome 13, ARS-UI_OviCan_v2, whole genome shotgun sequence genome encodes:
- the TMX4 gene encoding thioredoxin-related transmembrane protein 4 isoform X2 — its product is MAGGRRGPLFAALLAAWVVAVAEAEADREQAARPPEQSLVRPMTASNWTLVMQGEWMLKFYAPWCPSCQQTDSEWETFAKNGEILQISVGKVDVIQEPGDWNAKVGSQETPGVTSKFGHGMWNEAGQRLVEFCQENALVIANTLFQQHKRRLYTWISPDGQHQNQIDYILCSQRWRSSIQSTITRPGADCGSEHELLITKFRLKLKKVGKTTRPFRYDLNQVPYDYTVEVRNRFKGVDLIIECLMNYGMRFVTLYRRQGSRRSPWKRNAKKQNGCLGRPYK